The following are encoded together in the Capsulimonas corticalis genome:
- a CDS encoding DNA-processing protein DprA: MTIADPTAGSAQQIAWLRLNALEFAPKRVHALLEFFDGSPEIAFSQSESAWRQALPDLTSKQLERLRKIRDQDFSKEIVFLERSGGRAVPFTDPDYPANLKPLPDAPPVLIVRGSFVSEDKFSVAIVGSRRASSYGLSLARRFAAELADRGLTVVSGGARGVDTQAHLGALDAKGRTIAYLGCGADINYPSENRTLFDNIVTSGGAVVSEFPLGTRPEPWRFPARNRLISGTALGVPTVSAKVSSANKPGLKKISAPLFLPSLNGKTFSITEPVISRLVAPGTCGDVSAMRTSASMSVMATGFGDMALPRLGCTFTLLARTPRCFSRSCRRAAISAKTA; the protein is encoded by the coding sequence ATGACCATCGCAGATCCGACCGCCGGCAGCGCTCAGCAGATTGCCTGGCTCCGACTGAACGCGCTTGAGTTTGCTCCCAAGCGCGTTCACGCTCTCCTAGAGTTCTTTGACGGCTCTCCTGAGATCGCCTTCTCCCAGTCAGAGTCCGCGTGGCGTCAGGCGCTCCCGGATCTTACGTCCAAGCAGCTCGAACGCCTTCGCAAGATTCGCGATCAAGATTTCTCCAAAGAAATCGTCTTTCTGGAGCGATCCGGCGGACGAGCCGTTCCCTTCACCGATCCCGACTACCCCGCAAACCTGAAGCCCTTGCCGGACGCCCCGCCCGTCCTGATCGTCCGAGGCTCCTTCGTCAGCGAAGACAAATTCAGCGTCGCCATCGTTGGCTCCCGCCGCGCCAGCTCCTACGGCCTCTCGCTCGCCCGACGCTTCGCCGCCGAGCTTGCCGACCGCGGCCTCACCGTCGTCTCCGGCGGCGCGCGAGGCGTAGACACCCAGGCGCACCTCGGCGCGCTGGACGCCAAAGGCCGCACCATCGCCTATTTGGGCTGTGGCGCCGACATCAACTACCCGTCCGAAAACCGCACCCTCTTTGACAACATCGTCACCTCCGGCGGCGCCGTCGTCTCCGAATTCCCGCTCGGCACGCGCCCCGAGCCCTGGCGATTTCCCGCAAGAAATAGACTCATTTCGGGTACGGCGCTCGGCGTGCCAACAGTATCTGCGAAAGTTTCGTCGGCAAACAAGCCCGGCTTAAAGAAGATCTCGGCCCCGTTATTCTTGCCCTCTTTGAATGGCAAGACCTTTTCAATAACGGAGCCGGTGATATCGCGCTTGGTCGCGCCTGGGACATGCGGCGACGTCAGCGCGATGCGCACGTCGGCAAGTATGTCTGTGATGGCGACAGGCTTTGGAGACATGGCTCTGCCGCGACTTGGATGCACATTTACGCTCTTGGCTAGAACACCCCGCTGTTTCTCCAGGTCTTGCCGCCGCGCAGCTATTTCTGCAAAGACAGCCTGA